The segment AATCAGTTAGTTGCCAATGAAAATGCATTTGATGAGACGGTATTGGGCATAATTAATGCAGGTAATAGCGGAATTAATATTGAATTACGTTTTATTCCCACGCAATTAAATTACCAAGACTTGCCTGCCGTGATTGAGCTAGCGGGACGCGTCTTTTCCAATATCAATCAGATATCAGTCATGAATCTAGAGGCAACGGGATGGGCGCGTAGGAATTGGGATGACTTATATATTGCACCGGAGCGCTATCAAGATCTCATGCAGGTGGCAATTAACGTGGCAGAATGTTGTTATCTCCCCATTGTTTTATTTAATTATCCACTGTGCCATCTGCATCAAGAGATGTGGCTATACAGTATTCAATCAATATCAGACTGGAAAAATTATTACCCACAAGCATGTAACCATTGTCGAGTAAAATATGAATGCGGTGGTTATTTCAGCTCTTCTTACGGTAAATATCATCAGGAACCGAGGGCGATAGTATGAAAAAATGGAATCTAGCGGCGTTGTTACCAGGTTTTCTGGCGCTTAATAATCAGGTATTTGCTGATACAGCCATTGTGCCAAATGCCGAAAATACATTTTCACCGAATGACTTGATTTTTGCACCTCTGAATACAGAAACCCCGTTATACATTGCGGGACACCGGAGTCATAGTTCCCATAGAAGTCATAGTAGCCACAGTTCGCATCGCTCTTCTTCTGGTGGGGGGTATTACCGTTCGGCGCCGGCCACTCCATCTTATTCAGCGCCTGCGACTAGTAACACACAAAGAAATCAATCAGGTAATACACGGAATTCAACATCGAGCAATGACTACGGCCCAAGCGTTCGACAGCAAGCACCAACCGAACAGCAGCGTAAACGACTAGTTATGCGTGTTCAATACGCGCTGTTTGATCGAGGGTACTTTAATGGTCCAATTGATGGTGTGATGGGGCCTGCAACACGTACGGCAATTAATAATTACCGTAGGTCACATGGCTTGCCATTAACCGCTTATATTGATGTTGATTTACTGAATTCATTAGGAATCTATGCATCAAATTAAGATCTTCAGGATAAAGACTAAATTGTTATAGAAATTAAAAATAGCACCAATAAAATTGGTGCTATACATTAATGGCATTAGAGAGGAAAGCGTAATAGATTACTGGCTTTTAGTATTGGCAGTTACCAATATCACCAACCGTAAGCAATACCTGCACCAATAACTGCGCTATCAGAATTATTCCAAGAAATAGAGCTACGAACGTTTAAATTTTGTTTGATTTGATATTGAGCTCCTGCGGCAACGGCTTTACCATTCTTAAAGTTACCTGCGCCTAAACCCATACTAAAACGGTTGCCGGTAATATAGGGAATATTGCTCATTGCAGCAACAGAGGCAA is part of the Providencia zhijiangensis genome and harbors:
- the hxsA gene encoding His-Xaa-Ser repeat protein HxsA — protein: MKKWNLAALLPGFLALNNQVFADTAIVPNAENTFSPNDLIFAPLNTETPLYIAGHRSHSSHRSHSSHSSHRSSSGGGYYRSAPATPSYSAPATSNTQRNQSGNTRNSTSSNDYGPSVRQQAPTEQQRKRLVMRVQYALFDRGYFNGPIDGVMGPATRTAINNYRRSHGLPLTAYIDVDLLNSLGIYASN